From a region of the Cololabis saira isolate AMF1-May2022 chromosome 8, fColSai1.1, whole genome shotgun sequence genome:
- the ppp4r1l gene encoding serine/threonine-protein phosphatase 4 regulatory subunit 1 codes for MAGLSLYFEDSHDDLDDFGFDDYGSECDGIRITAFLDAGQDNLTPLGRLEKYAFSENVFNRQIVARGLLDVLREFSDNENDFISVMETVARMSEDGEPTVRAELMEQVPNIAMFLHESRPNFPAAFSRYLVPIVVRYLTDPNNQVRKTSQAALLVLLEQGVISKADMETKVCPVLIDLTEPSSDDDYKIEAVAIMCKVVTMLSKDTVEHLLLPRFCDLCSDARLFQVRKVCAANFGEYCSIVGQEATEKLLMPKFFDLCSDSLWGIRKACAECFMMVSNSTSPEVRRSELSPLFIHLISDQSRWVRQAAFQSLGRFISTFANPSSTGLHFRDDGALPEVARCTSDSNCSLNSLNCTDISSSHTDRTITHTPPNQDGRATPSPEHVSTADCDDLHNYDDNHTSVLEQTHDGVILTTSSGRPISTGNRKITKETEQTDENFNSFHYWRSPLPDISGELDMLNSQTSAEVTETDQKEAEEEEQEEHRPDSRSSHGKATSDQIQKVLDCLQPHIADPDVQAQVQVLSAALKAAQLDSPSDDSPTEPPPELEPDNDTDGPSEVCNSVEVQSQSEETFTEEEETVETPPVSETSPFQEQGDEETQTDPLEDQEESPISSLVVESDLIESVEEEGKEDSPHSPMYEEKPKIQNVIPQQLLDQYLSMTDPSRAQSVDTEIAKHCAFSLPGVALTLGRQNWHCLKDTYETLASDVQWKVRRTLAFSIHELAVILGDQLTAADLVPIFNGFLKDLDEVRIGVLKHLYDFLKLLHAEKRREYLYQLQEFMVTDNSRNWRFRYELAEQLILIIELYSHYDVYDYLRQIALTLCSDKVSEVRWISYKLVVEILQKLYACGADDLGLNFINELTVRFCHCPKWVGRQAFAFICQAVVEEDCMPMEQFSQHLLPSLLSLSSDPVANVRVLVAKALRQSVMEKAYFKEPGCAYSDELEETVMALQSDKDRDVRFFASLDPNKGLMDTAPLI; via the exons GCAGATCGTGGCTCGCGGCCTGCTTGACGTGCTTCGAGAATTCAGTGACAATGAAAATGACTTTATCAGTGTCATGGAGACTGTTGCCAGAATGTCGGAAGATGGAG AGCCCACAGTGCGAGCTGAACTGATGGAGCAGGTTCCTAATATTGCAATGTTTTTGCACGAGAGTCGGCCTAACTTCCCAGCTGCTTTTTCAAGATACTTGGTTCCAATTGTGGTCCGATATCTCACTGATCCAAATAATCAG GTGCGGAAGACAAGTCAGGCAGCGCTGCTTGTTCTGTTAGAGCAAGGCGTAATTTCTAAAGCCGACATGGAGACCAAAGTTTGTCCAGTTCTGATCGACCTGACGGAGCCCAGTAGTGACGATGACTACAAAATTGAAGCAGTTGCT ATCATGTGTAAAGTTGTGACCATGTTAAGCAAAGACACAGTGGAGCATTTATTGTTGCCACGTTTCTGTGACTTGTGCAGCGATGCCAGACTCTTTCAAGTGCGCAAG GTGTGTGCAGCTAATTTTGGAGAATATTGCTCTATTGTTGGTCAGGAGGCCACAGAAAAACTACTG ATGCCCAAGTTCTTTGATCTGTGCTCAGACAGTCTTTGGGGCATCAGGAAAGCTTGTGCCGAGTGCTTCATGATGGTGTCCAATTCCACCTCTCCAGAAGTGCGACGCTCAGAATTGTCCCCCCTTTTTATCCACCTCATTAGTGACCAGTCCCGCTGG GTGCGACAGGCTGCCTTTCAGTCTCTGGGGAGATTCATCTCCACTTTTGCAAACCCCTCCAGCACAGGCCTTCATTTTAGAGATGACGGTGCCCTTCCAGAGGTTGCCCGGTGTACGTCAGACAG caactgCTCCCTTAACTCTCTGAACTGCACCGACATTAGCAGCAGCCACACAGACAGAACCATCACCCACACGCCTCCTAACCAGGATGGCCGTGCCACACCATCACCAGAGCATGTGTCAACAGCCGACTGCGACGATTTGCACAACTATGATGACAACCACACTTCTGTTCTCGAACAGACACATGACGGTGTCATCCTAACAACTAGCAGTGGCCGTCCTATAAGTACAGGCAACCGCAAGATCACTAAAGAAACAGAGCAGACAGACGAGAACTTTAATTCTTTCCACTATTGGAGATCTCCCTTACCAGACATCAGCGGGGAACTGGACATGCTGAACTCTCAAACCTCGGCGGAAGTGACAGAGACGGATCAAAAAGAGGCAGAAGAAGAGGAACAAGAAGAGCATCGTCCCGATTCCAGATCTAGCCACGGCAAAGCTACCAGTGATCAGATCCAGAAGGTTTTAGATTGTTTGCAACCTCACATAGCAGATCCAGATGTACAAG CTCAAGTCCAAGTGCTGTCAGCAGCTCTGAAGGCAGCACAACTCGACAGCCCATCAGACGACAGCCCAACTGAACCACCGCCAGAACTGGAGCCTGACAATGACACTGACGGCCCTTCGGAAGTGTGTAACTCGGTGGAAGTTCAGTCACAAAGCGAGGAGACTTTCACAGAAGAGGAAGAAACAGTGGAAACTCCTCCAGTCTCAGAGACGAGTCCTTTCCAGGAGCAAGGAGATGAGGAAACACAAACGGATCCCCTGGAGGACCAGGAAGAGTCTCCCATCAGCTCTCTTGTTGTG GAGTCTGATCTAATTGAGAGTGTAGAGGAAGAGGGAAAGGAAGACTCTCCTCACAGCCCAATGTATGAGGAGAAGCCTAAGATCCAG AATGTCATCCCCCAACAGCTCTTGGATCAGTACCTCTCTATGACGGACCCATCCCGGGCCCAGTCAGTGGATACAGAGATAGCCAAACACTGTGCCTTCAGCCTGCCGGGGGTGGCGCTTACTCTTGGACGACAGAACTGGCATTGTCTCAAGGATACGTATGAAACCCTCGCTAGTGATGTGCAG TGGAAGGTGCGGCGCACATTGGCGTTTTCCATTCATGAGCTGGCGGTCATTCTGGGGGACCAGCTCACAGCTGCTGATCTGGTGCCCATCTTCAACGGATTCCTCAAAGACCTGGACGAGGTTCGCATCGGCGTGCTCAAACACCTGTACGACTTCCTGAAG CTGCTGCAtgcagagaagaggagagaGTATCTGTACCAACTGCAGGAGTTCATGGTGACAGACAACAGTCGCAACTGGAGATTCAGATACGAGCTGGCAGA GCAGCTGATATTGATCATCGAGCTCTACAGCCACTACGACGTGTATGACTACCTCAGACAGATAGCACTCACCCTCTGCTCTGACAAAGTCTCCGAGGTCAGGTGGATCTCTTACAAGCTG GTGGTGGAGATTCTCCAGAAGCTGTACGCCTGCGGGGCCGATGACCTGGGCCTGAACTTCATCAATGAGCTCACTGTCAGGTTCTGCCACTGTCCCAAGTGGGTGGGGAGGCAGGCCTTTGCTTTCATCTGCCAG GCGGTTGTGGAGGAGGACTGCATGCCCATGGAGCAGTTCAGCCAGCATCTTCTGCCCAGCCTGCTCAGCCTCTCTTCAGACCCGGTGGCCAACGTCCGTGTTCTGGTGGCCAAGGCTCTACGTCAGAGTGTGATGGAAAAAG CTTACTTCAAGGAGCCAGGCTGCGCCTACTCTGATGAGCTGGAGGAGACTGTGATGGCTCTGCAGTCGGACAAGGACAGGGACGTCCGGTTCTTTGCAAGCCTGGACCCAAACAAAGGCTTGATGGACACGGCTCCTCTGATCTAG